One window of the Pseudomonas sihuiensis genome contains the following:
- a CDS encoding acyl-CoA dehydrogenase family protein, producing MDFELSDEQRLLTDSARAFAARELTPHAAEWDREQHFPVEVIRRAAEQGYLALYLREEDGGLGLSRLSSSLIFEQLAAGCVATTAYLTIHNMATWMLASFADQALKDAWLPGLINGQSLASYCLTEPDAGSDAAHLRTRARRDGNDYVIDGSKCFISGAGSTQVLIVMARTGEDGAKGISCFLVPADAPGVRYGRNEDKMGWKAQPTRTITFEGVRIPASHRIGPEGEGFVYAMKGLDGGRLNIASCSLGAAQAALQQSLRYVEERKQFGKALSEFQALQFKLADMLTALTASRQMVRLAAHKLDHGHGEASLYCAMAKRFATDHCFDVCNEALQLHGGYGYLNDYPLERWVRDARVHQILEGTNEIMRVIVARRLLLQGGMLDRLL from the coding sequence ATGGACTTCGAACTCAGTGATGAACAACGCCTTCTGACCGACAGCGCCCGCGCCTTCGCCGCGCGGGAGCTGACGCCCCACGCCGCCGAGTGGGATCGCGAGCAGCACTTCCCCGTCGAGGTGATTCGCCGCGCTGCCGAACAGGGCTACCTGGCCCTGTATCTACGCGAAGAGGATGGCGGCCTGGGCCTGTCCAGGCTGTCCAGCTCACTGATTTTCGAACAACTGGCGGCTGGCTGCGTGGCCACCACCGCCTACCTGACCATCCACAACATGGCCACCTGGATGCTCGCCAGCTTCGCCGACCAGGCGCTGAAGGATGCCTGGTTGCCGGGGCTGATCAACGGCCAGTCGCTGGCCTCCTACTGCCTCACCGAACCGGACGCCGGCTCCGATGCCGCCCACTTGCGCACCCGTGCCCGGCGCGACGGCAACGACTACGTGATCGATGGCAGCAAGTGCTTTATCTCCGGTGCGGGAAGCACGCAGGTACTGATCGTCATGGCGCGCACCGGCGAGGATGGTGCCAAGGGTATTTCCTGCTTCCTGGTACCTGCCGATGCGCCCGGCGTACGTTACGGACGCAACGAGGACAAGATGGGCTGGAAGGCGCAGCCGACCCGCACCATCACCTTCGAAGGTGTGCGCATCCCTGCCAGCCATCGCATTGGCCCGGAAGGCGAAGGCTTCGTCTACGCCATGAAGGGCCTCGATGGTGGGCGTCTGAATATCGCCAGCTGCTCGCTCGGCGCGGCCCAGGCAGCGCTGCAGCAAAGCCTGCGCTACGTAGAAGAACGCAAGCAGTTCGGCAAGGCGCTCAGCGAGTTCCAGGCTTTGCAATTCAAGCTGGCCGACATGCTCACCGCCCTCACCGCCAGCCGGCAGATGGTGCGCCTGGCCGCGCACAAGCTCGACCATGGCCACGGCGAGGCCAGCCTCTACTGCGCCATGGCCAAGCGCTTCGCCACCGACCACTGCTTCGACGTGTGCAACGAGGCCCTGCAACTGCATGGTGGCTACGGCTATCTGAATGACTATCCGCTGGAACGCTGGGTACGCGACGCCCGCGTGCACCAGATACTGGAAGGCACCAACGAGATCATGCGGGTGATCGTCGCCCGCCGCCTGCTCCTGCAGGGCGGCATGCTCGATCGCCTGTTGTAG
- a CDS encoding ABC transporter substrate-binding protein: MRQLSATLALWAALTACAQAAEPITLGLNYPRTGPYKEEGLAQMRGALLAIDEINAAGGVLGRPLRLSSKDTASRPAKAEKNVDKLAAEGAAMLFGGSSSAVAIAAGKRARQHGLLYFGTLTYSNDTTGKDGHRYMFRECNNAWMSAKVLGQYLSKTLPNKRYFYVTADYTWGHTSEASLRQATATDNAAQHASVRIPFPGARLADYQDALTQAAASNAEILALVLFGEDLVRAMRVAKDLGLTERMQIVAPNLTQSMVEQAGPNLMAGVIGTEPWTWRVPALEKSARGQAFVEAFKTRYEMYPSSSAASAYSIVQQWADAATRAKSLDSEALIKALEGHRYTLLKDEQQWRAFDHQNLQTVYAVKVKPRDEVLKDPLKQDYFEIVDRLDASSALPSLAEWQAERRAGGQPLTLQ, translated from the coding sequence ATGCGCCAACTGTCCGCCACGCTGGCCCTGTGGGCCGCACTTACCGCCTGTGCGCAGGCTGCCGAGCCGATCACCCTCGGCCTCAACTATCCGCGCACCGGACCATACAAGGAGGAGGGATTGGCGCAGATGCGTGGAGCCCTGCTGGCCATCGATGAAATCAACGCCGCTGGCGGTGTGCTGGGACGGCCCTTGCGCCTGTCCAGCAAGGACACTGCCTCGCGTCCGGCCAAGGCCGAGAAGAACGTCGACAAGCTGGCCGCCGAGGGCGCGGCGATGCTCTTCGGCGGCTCCTCCAGCGCGGTCGCCATCGCCGCCGGCAAGCGTGCCAGGCAGCATGGTCTGCTGTACTTCGGCACCCTCACCTACTCCAACGACACCACCGGCAAGGATGGCCATCGCTACATGTTTCGCGAGTGCAACAACGCCTGGATGAGCGCCAAGGTACTCGGCCAATACCTGAGCAAGACCCTGCCGAACAAGCGCTACTTCTATGTCACCGCCGACTACACCTGGGGCCACACCAGCGAGGCGTCGCTGCGCCAGGCCACCGCCACCGACAATGCCGCCCAGCACGCCAGCGTACGCATCCCCTTCCCGGGTGCGCGCCTGGCCGACTATCAGGACGCGCTGACCCAGGCCGCTGCCAGCAACGCCGAGATCCTCGCCCTGGTGCTGTTCGGCGAGGATCTGGTGCGTGCCATGCGCGTCGCCAAGGATCTTGGCCTGACCGAGCGCATGCAGATCGTCGCGCCGAACCTGACCCAGAGCATGGTCGAACAGGCCGGTCCCAACCTGATGGCAGGCGTGATCGGCACCGAGCCCTGGACCTGGCGCGTGCCTGCGCTGGAAAAATCCGCGCGTGGCCAAGCCTTCGTCGAAGCCTTCAAGACCCGCTACGAGATGTACCCATCCAGCTCCGCCGCCTCGGCCTACAGCATCGTTCAACAGTGGGCCGACGCCGCTACGCGAGCCAAGAGCCTCGACAGCGAAGCGCTGATCAAGGCGCTGGAAGGCCACCGCTACACCTTGCTCAAAGACGAACAGCAATGGCGTGCCTTCGACCACCAGAACCTGCAGACGGTCTACGCGGTAAAGGTCAAGCCGCGCGACGAGGTACTCAAGGACCCGCTCAAGCAGGACTACTTCGAAATCGTCGACCGCCTCGATGCCAGCAGCGCGCTGCCCAGCCTCGCCGAGTGGCAGGCCGAGCGCCGCGCTGGCGGCCAACCCCTGACCTTACAATGA
- a CDS encoding CoA-acylating methylmalonate-semialdehyde dehydrogenase yields MPRTLPQLIDGQWQTSQARELIEVTDPATQEVIALAPKATAEEIEAAVASAQKAFLAWREVPVSERARLMLRYQHLLKEHHDELAEILAAETGKTFADAKGDVWRGIEVAEHAANIASLMMGETVENVAREIDTASWIQPLGVCVGITPFNFPAMIPLWMFPLAIACGNTFILKPSEQDPMTPNRLAELFLEAGAPAGVLQVLHGGREQVDALLVHPAVRAVSFVGSVTVGQHVYRTGTQHLKRVQVFAGAKNHMVIMPDAPKDQVLSNLLGASCGAAGQRCMAISVAVFVGESKQWIDELATQMAALRPGHWQDSGAAYGPLISPQARQRVLRLIEQGKAEGAECLLDGSQCTVEGYPNGNWVGPTLFRGVTTKMGLYREEIFGPVLVCMQVDTLEEAIALVNASPYGNGTSLFTRSGGAARHFQHAIEVGQVGINVPIPVPLPFFSFTGWKGSFYGDLHAYGKQAVRFYTETKTVTSRWFDDTPLGDGPNMTIQLK; encoded by the coding sequence ATGCCCCGCACGCTACCGCAACTGATCGACGGCCAATGGCAAACCAGCCAGGCTCGTGAGCTGATCGAAGTCACCGACCCAGCCACCCAGGAAGTGATCGCCCTAGCCCCCAAAGCCACTGCCGAGGAAATCGAGGCCGCAGTGGCCAGTGCGCAGAAAGCCTTCCTCGCCTGGCGCGAGGTGCCGGTATCGGAGCGTGCCCGCCTGATGCTGCGCTACCAGCACCTGCTCAAGGAACACCACGACGAGCTGGCGGAGATTCTCGCGGCGGAAACCGGCAAGACCTTCGCCGATGCCAAGGGCGACGTCTGGCGCGGCATCGAAGTGGCCGAACACGCCGCCAATATCGCCAGCCTGATGATGGGCGAGACGGTGGAAAACGTCGCCCGCGAGATCGACACCGCCAGCTGGATCCAGCCACTGGGCGTGTGCGTCGGCATCACCCCGTTCAACTTCCCGGCGATGATTCCGTTGTGGATGTTTCCGCTGGCCATCGCCTGCGGCAATACCTTCATTCTCAAACCCTCGGAACAGGACCCGATGACGCCCAATCGTCTGGCTGAACTGTTCCTCGAGGCCGGCGCACCAGCCGGCGTACTGCAGGTGCTGCATGGCGGCCGCGAGCAGGTCGATGCGCTGCTGGTGCACCCGGCGGTGCGCGCGGTGTCCTTCGTCGGTTCGGTGACGGTGGGCCAGCACGTCTATCGCACCGGTACCCAGCATTTGAAACGCGTGCAGGTCTTCGCCGGGGCCAAGAACCATATGGTGATCATGCCTGACGCACCGAAGGATCAGGTGCTCAGCAACCTGCTCGGCGCCAGCTGTGGCGCGGCCGGGCAGCGCTGCATGGCGATCAGCGTGGCAGTGTTCGTCGGCGAATCGAAACAGTGGATCGATGAGCTGGCAACGCAGATGGCCGCGCTGCGTCCTGGCCACTGGCAGGACAGCGGCGCCGCCTACGGCCCGCTGATCAGCCCGCAGGCACGCCAGCGCGTGCTGCGCCTGATCGAACAGGGCAAGGCAGAAGGCGCCGAGTGCCTGCTCGACGGTTCGCAGTGCACGGTGGAGGGGTATCCGAATGGCAACTGGGTCGGGCCGACGCTGTTCCGTGGCGTGACGACGAAGATGGGCCTGTACCGCGAGGAGATCTTCGGCCCGGTGCTGGTGTGCATGCAGGTCGACACCCTGGAAGAGGCCATCGCACTGGTCAACGCCAGCCCTTACGGCAACGGCACCAGCCTGTTCACCCGCTCCGGCGGCGCTGCGCGGCATTTCCAGCATGCGATTGAAGTCGGCCAGGTGGGCATCAACGTACCGATTCCGGTGCCGCTGCCGTTCTTTTCCTTCACCGGCTGGAAGGGCTCGTTCTACGGCGACCTGCACGCCTATGGCAAGCAGGCGGTGCGTTTCTATACCGAGACCAAGACGGTGACCAGCCGCTGGTTCGACGACACGCCGCTCGGCGATGGCCCGAACATGACTATTCAGCTGAAATGA
- a CDS encoding AraC family transcriptional regulator, which translates to MRVETSNWPLPVGGQRFITPPRLRRLLARHPLSTGCYPLAIGFYPEAAGHQMRRLHPDDHLLIYCRSGSGWLEVADGRFEVAAGDLLLLPKDAPHAYGADGQKPWTIYWVHFDGSLSEDFLRLLGAQTLRRIGVQPRLIGDFEALLGLQRQGLNVLPFIHAAHRLQAMLSSLAVLPARVNLKSGRVLDIEAVQAVMRAHLHGSLNLDELAAQFRLSRFHFAKTYRALTGHAPIQDFIQLKMALACRLLDRGDAEVRQVAEQLGYDDPYYFSRLFRKVVGMAPSHYRALHQG; encoded by the coding sequence ATGCGGGTGGAAACCTCCAATTGGCCGTTGCCCGTCGGTGGGCAACGCTTCATCACTCCGCCGCGCCTGCGCCGCTTGTTGGCACGCCATCCTTTGAGCACTGGGTGCTATCCCTTGGCCATCGGCTTCTACCCGGAAGCGGCCGGGCACCAGATGCGACGCCTGCACCCGGACGATCATCTGCTGATCTATTGCCGCTCAGGAAGTGGTTGGCTGGAAGTAGCGGATGGACGATTCGAGGTTGCTGCTGGCGATCTGCTGCTGCTGCCCAAGGACGCGCCGCATGCCTATGGCGCCGATGGACAAAAGCCCTGGACGATTTACTGGGTGCACTTCGACGGTAGTCTCAGCGAGGACTTTCTGCGTCTGCTGGGCGCGCAGACGCTGCGGCGTATCGGCGTGCAGCCCAGGTTGATCGGCGATTTCGAGGCGTTGCTGGGTTTGCAGCGTCAGGGCCTCAACGTCTTGCCCTTCATCCATGCCGCGCACCGTTTGCAGGCGATGCTCAGCTCCCTGGCGGTGCTGCCGGCGCGGGTCAACCTCAAGTCCGGCCGCGTGCTGGATATCGAGGCGGTGCAGGCGGTGATGCGTGCGCACCTGCACGGCAGCCTCAACCTCGATGAGCTGGCCGCACAGTTCAGGCTGTCACGCTTTCACTTCGCCAAGACATACCGCGCGCTGACCGGCCATGCGCCGATCCAGGATTTCATCCAGTTGAAGATGGCCCTGGCCTGCCGCCTGCTCGACCGCGGTGATGCCGAAGTGCGTCAGGTCGCCGAGCAGCTTGGCTACGACGATCCCTATTACTTCTCACGGCTGTTTCGCAAGGTAGTGGGCATGGCGCCCAGTCATTACCGGGCGCTGCATCAGGGCTAG
- a CDS encoding PaaI family thioesterase gives MSDSNGISRERLEQALAHSTFAQLLGAELLDFAPGRVSLQVRSRPDLCQHHGYMHGAVVGFMVDSGCAWAAASMVGDVVTSEYKLNLLAPALGERLLCRAEVLKAGQRQAVCRADVFAVKDSQEKLVATGLATIARV, from the coding sequence ATGAGCGACTCGAACGGTATCAGCCGTGAACGCCTGGAACAGGCGCTCGCCCACTCCACCTTCGCCCAGCTGCTCGGCGCCGAACTGCTCGACTTCGCGCCGGGCCGGGTCAGCCTGCAGGTGCGCAGTCGTCCCGACCTGTGCCAGCACCATGGCTACATGCATGGCGCGGTGGTCGGCTTCATGGTCGACAGCGGCTGCGCCTGGGCAGCAGCGTCGATGGTCGGCGACGTGGTCACCAGCGAATACAAGCTCAACCTGCTCGCACCGGCGCTTGGCGAACGCCTGCTGTGCCGCGCCGAAGTGCTCAAGGCCGGGCAGCGCCAGGCCGTCTGCCGAGCCGATGTGTTCGCAGTAAAGGACAGCCAAGAAAAGCTCGTCGCCACCGGCCTGGCCACCATTGCTCGGGTGTAG
- a CDS encoding HDOD domain-containing protein, translating to MPTSTDTLRMALLNRFLKGEARIPQMPEAAVRIRKLLDDPRTSLEQLTRVITGDPPLAAYLMQFSNTPLLRGERSCSSLRELLSRLGTRQLADLVLGFSLQNLFTSSEPALQQAFRTRWRSARERAAHCAVLAQRTGMSLDDAMLGGLLQDIGSLPLLSELEQWPNVPRESDTLHELCDQLSGDLGALILTRWQLPSAVIESTRLFGQWQREHDGAADLADLVLLASALQTSQTLQGPLPAQAKLGLEQPLDELRQELAGELQLWKRLLA from the coding sequence ATGCCCACTTCTACCGATACCCTGCGCATGGCGTTGCTCAACCGTTTCCTGAAGGGCGAAGCCAGGATTCCGCAGATGCCTGAAGCCGCCGTCCGCATCAGAAAGCTGTTGGACGACCCACGCACCTCGCTGGAACAGCTGACCCGCGTGATAACTGGCGACCCGCCGCTGGCCGCGTACCTGATGCAGTTCTCCAATACCCCTCTGCTGCGCGGGGAGCGCTCCTGTAGTTCGCTGCGTGAACTGCTGAGCCGCCTTGGTACCCGCCAACTGGCGGACCTGGTGTTGGGCTTCAGCCTGCAAAACCTGTTCACCAGTTCCGAACCTGCGCTGCAGCAGGCATTTCGCACTCGTTGGCGCAGTGCCAGGGAGCGCGCCGCCCACTGCGCGGTACTGGCCCAGCGCACGGGCATGTCACTGGACGACGCCATGCTCGGCGGCTTGCTACAGGACATTGGCAGCCTGCCACTACTTTCCGAGCTGGAGCAGTGGCCGAACGTACCGCGCGAGAGCGATACGCTGCACGAGCTATGCGATCAGCTGTCCGGTGATCTCGGCGCCCTGATCCTGACGCGCTGGCAGCTGCCCTCGGCAGTGATCGAATCCACGCGCCTTTTTGGTCAATGGCAACGCGAGCATGACGGCGCTGCCGACCTGGCGGATCTGGTTCTGCTCGCCAGTGCCCTGCAGACGAGCCAGACGCTGCAGGGACCGCTACCGGCGCAGGCAAAACTGGGGCTGGAGCAGCCGCTTGACGAACTGAGGCAGGAGCTGGCGGGCGAACTGCAATTGTGGAAGCGTCTGCTCGCCTGA
- the ung gene encoding uracil-DNA glycosylase has translation MTDDRIKLEASWKHALREEFDKPYMSELRAFLQAEKAAGKEIYPPGPLIFNALNSTPLDQVKVVIIGQDPYHGPGQAHGLCFSVQPGVQTPPSLVNIYKELKRDLNIDIPAHGYLQSWADQGVLLLNTSLTVERANAGSHAGKGWQLFTDRVIEVVSEHQPKLVFLLWGSHAQSKQRLIDPTKHLVLRSPHPSPLSAHRGFIGNGHFSRCNQFLSQNGMTPIDWRLPAL, from the coding sequence ATGACCGACGATCGCATCAAGCTCGAAGCCAGCTGGAAACACGCGCTGCGTGAGGAGTTCGACAAGCCTTACATGAGCGAGCTGCGTGCGTTCCTGCAGGCGGAGAAGGCGGCCGGCAAGGAAATCTATCCGCCGGGCCCACTGATCTTCAATGCGCTCAACTCCACGCCGCTGGATCAGGTCAAGGTAGTGATCATCGGCCAGGACCCGTACCACGGCCCCGGTCAGGCACACGGCCTGTGCTTCTCGGTGCAGCCGGGCGTGCAGACGCCGCCGTCGCTGGTGAATATCTACAAAGAGCTCAAGCGCGACCTCAATATCGACATCCCCGCGCACGGCTACCTGCAGAGCTGGGCCGATCAGGGCGTGCTGCTGCTCAACACCTCGCTGACGGTAGAGCGCGCCAACGCCGGCTCGCACGCGGGCAAGGGCTGGCAGTTGTTTACCGATCGGGTGATCGAAGTGGTCAGCGAGCATCAGCCCAAACTGGTGTTCCTGCTCTGGGGCAGCCACGCGCAGAGCAAACAGCGCCTGATCGACCCGACCAAGCACCTGGTGCTGCGTTCACCGCATCCATCGCCGCTGTCGGCGCATCGCGGTTTCATCGGCAATGGCCATTTCAGTCGCTGCAACCAGTTCCTCAGCCAGAACGGCATGACGCCCATCGACTGGCGCTTACCGGCGCTCTAA
- a CDS encoding DUF6279 family lipoprotein: protein MRKPLLLLLAITLLLGACSRVGLAYRNLDWLIPWKLGDYVALTSEQSAWLKPQLQEHLAWHCSVELPRYLDWLQRSQQALSSRDSELMASQLADFEQAMQRIAVEITPSTIELLRGLSPRQVDQLLAAMDEQNAKLREEFLEPPVQEQVSRRAERMEERLQPWFGTLNAEQRERVQSWAQGLGEQNQVWLENRMAWQQALREALEVRRGDDFAARMTALLQQRERFYTSAYRISYQKNRQAMAEMIVDLVAQADSKQMERADKRLQSLHADLAAQQCTADQAVARR from the coding sequence ATGCGCAAGCCTTTGCTCCTGCTACTGGCCATCACCCTGCTGCTGGGCGCCTGCAGCCGTGTCGGCCTGGCCTATCGCAACCTCGACTGGCTTATCCCGTGGAAGCTGGGCGACTACGTGGCGCTGACCAGCGAGCAGAGCGCCTGGCTCAAACCTCAGCTGCAGGAGCACCTGGCCTGGCATTGCAGCGTCGAGCTGCCGCGTTATCTCGACTGGCTGCAACGCAGTCAGCAGGCGCTGAGCAGCCGTGACAGCGAGCTGATGGCCAGCCAATTGGCCGACTTCGAACAGGCCATGCAGCGCATCGCCGTGGAAATAACCCCCAGCACCATCGAGCTGCTGCGTGGCCTCAGTCCGCGTCAGGTCGATCAGCTATTGGCGGCAATGGACGAGCAGAACGCCAAGCTGCGTGAAGAGTTTCTCGAGCCGCCGGTGCAGGAGCAGGTCAGCCGGCGTGCCGAGCGCATGGAGGAGCGCCTGCAACCCTGGTTCGGCACCCTGAACGCCGAGCAGCGCGAGCGGGTGCAGAGCTGGGCACAGGGCCTGGGCGAACAAAACCAGGTCTGGCTGGAAAACCGCATGGCCTGGCAGCAGGCCCTGCGTGAGGCGTTGGAAGTACGCCGTGGCGACGATTTCGCTGCGCGCATGACTGCCCTGCTGCAACAACGCGAGCGCTTCTACACCAGCGCCTACCGGATCAGCTACCAGAAGAATCGCCAGGCCATGGCCGAGATGATCGTCGACCTGGTTGCCCAGGCTGACTCAAAACAGATGGAACGAGCCGACAAACGCTTGCAAAGCCTGCATGCCGACCTGGCCGCGCAGCAGTGCACGGCTGATCAGGCAGTTGCACGGCGCTAA
- a CDS encoding ABC transporter ATP-binding protein: MLSFNNVSTFYGKIQALHDVSIEVQKGEIVTLIGANGAGKSTLLMTLCGNPRATSGSIRYLGEELVGMDTPEIMRKSIAIVPEGRRVFARLTVEENLAMGGFFGGKADNQEQLDKVLHLFPRLRERFAQRAGTMSGGEQQMLAIGRALMSKPNLLLLDEPSLGLAPIIIQQIFDIIEQLRKDGVTVFLVEQNANQALKLADRGYVLENGHIVMRGSGEELLNDPKVRDAYLGG; the protein is encoded by the coding sequence ATGCTGAGCTTCAACAACGTCTCAACCTTCTACGGCAAGATCCAGGCCCTGCACGACGTCAGCATCGAAGTGCAGAAAGGCGAGATCGTCACCCTGATCGGCGCCAACGGTGCCGGCAAGTCGACCCTGCTCATGACCCTGTGCGGCAACCCGCGCGCCACCAGCGGCAGCATCCGCTACTTGGGTGAAGAGCTGGTGGGCATGGATACCCCGGAGATCATGCGCAAGAGCATCGCCATCGTGCCGGAAGGCCGTCGCGTGTTCGCCCGCCTGACCGTCGAGGAAAACCTGGCCATGGGCGGCTTCTTCGGGGGCAAGGCGGACAATCAGGAGCAACTGGACAAGGTCCTGCACCTGTTCCCGCGCCTGAGGGAGCGCTTCGCCCAGCGTGCCGGCACCATGAGCGGCGGCGAGCAGCAGATGCTCGCCATCGGTCGTGCCTTGATGAGCAAGCCCAACCTGCTGCTGCTCGACGAGCCGTCGCTGGGTCTGGCGCCGATCATCATCCAGCAGATCTTCGACATCATCGAGCAACTGCGCAAAGACGGCGTGACCGTGTTCCTGGTCGAGCAGAACGCCAACCAGGCGCTGAAGCTGGCTGATCGCGGCTACGTGCTGGAGAACGGCCACATTGTCATGCGCGGCAGCGGTGAAGAGCTGCTCAACGACCCCAAGGTACGCGACGCCTACCTCGGCGGCTAA
- the livG gene encoding high-affinity branched-chain amino acid ABC transporter ATP-binding protein LivG, whose translation MSRTILEVSGLSMRFGGLLAVNGVGLNVKEKQVVSMIGPNGAGKTTVFNCLTGFYQPSSGSIRLNGEAIEGLPGHKIARKGVVRTFQNVRLFKDMTAVENLLIAQHRHLNTSYLAGLFKTSAFRRSEREAMDYAAHWLEQVDLVDFANRSAGTLAYGQQRRLEIARCMMTRPSILMLDEPAAGLNPRETEDLKALISVLRDEHNVTVLLIEHDMKLVMSISDHIYVINQGTPLADGTPDDIRNNPDVIKAYLGEA comes from the coding sequence ATGAGCCGCACGATTCTCGAAGTAAGCGGCCTGTCCATGCGTTTCGGCGGCCTGCTGGCCGTCAACGGGGTGGGCCTGAACGTCAAGGAAAAGCAGGTGGTCTCGATGATCGGCCCGAACGGCGCCGGCAAGACCACCGTCTTCAACTGCCTGACCGGTTTCTATCAGCCGAGCTCCGGCAGCATCCGCCTGAACGGCGAGGCGATCGAAGGCCTGCCAGGCCACAAGATCGCCCGCAAGGGCGTGGTACGCACCTTCCAGAACGTGCGTCTGTTCAAGGACATGACGGCGGTGGAAAACCTGCTGATCGCCCAGCATCGCCATCTCAACACCAGCTACCTGGCGGGTCTGTTCAAGACCTCGGCGTTCCGCCGCAGCGAGCGCGAGGCCATGGACTACGCCGCCCACTGGCTGGAACAGGTCGACCTGGTGGACTTCGCCAACCGTAGCGCCGGTACCCTGGCCTATGGTCAGCAGCGTCGCCTGGAAATCGCCCGCTGCATGATGACGCGCCCGAGCATCCTTATGCTCGACGAGCCGGCCGCCGGTCTCAACCCGCGTGAAACCGAAGACCTGAAAGCCCTGATCAGCGTGCTGCGTGACGAACACAATGTCACCGTGCTGCTGATCGAGCACGACATGAAGCTGGTGATGAGCATTTCCGACCACATCTACGTGATCAACCAGGGCACTCCCCTGGCCGACGGCACGCCGGACGACATCCGCAACAACCCGGACGTGATCAAAGCCTATCTGGGGGAGGCGTAA
- a CDS encoding high-affinity branched-chain amino acid ABC transporter permease LivM, giving the protein MSRNIKSAIFSALLVLIISYPVLGLKLSTVGISLRVEGATAFELWCIGGAATLIFLWQLLRDRLTPTWAKLPKLPSGSGQIGNFLTLPSTQRWIILAMVMVALVWPFFASRGSVDIATLILIYVMLGLGLNIVVGLAGLLDLGYVGFYAVGAYSYAILSHYFGLSFWMCLPIAGMMAALFGFLLGFPVLRLRGDYLAIVTLGFGEIIRILLRNLTELTGGPNGLSIANENKPTLFGLSFERRVPADMPTFHGYFEIAYNSQYKVIFLYLIALLLVLLTLFLVNRLLRMPIGRAWEALREDEIACRALGLNPTVIKLSAFTIGASLAGFAGSFFAARQGLVTPESFTFIESAMILAIVVLGGMGSQLGVILAAIVMVMLQEMRELSEYRMLIFGLVMIFMMIWRPQGLLPMQRPHLELKR; this is encoded by the coding sequence ATGAGCCGGAACATCAAATCCGCGATTTTCAGCGCCCTGCTGGTGCTGATCATCTCCTACCCGGTACTGGGCCTGAAACTCTCCACCGTCGGCATCAGCCTGCGTGTGGAAGGCGCAACTGCGTTCGAACTCTGGTGCATCGGCGGCGCCGCTACGCTGATCTTCCTCTGGCAATTGCTGCGTGACCGGCTGACTCCGACCTGGGCCAAACTGCCCAAGCTGCCCAGCGGCTCCGGTCAGATTGGCAACTTCCTCACCCTACCCTCCACCCAGCGCTGGATCATTCTGGCGATGGTCATGGTGGCGCTGGTGTGGCCGTTCTTCGCCAGCCGCGGTTCGGTGGATATCGCCACGCTGATCCTGATCTACGTGATGCTCGGCCTCGGCCTGAACATCGTCGTGGGTCTGGCCGGTCTGCTCGACCTGGGTTACGTCGGCTTCTACGCAGTCGGCGCCTACAGCTATGCGATCCTCTCGCACTACTTCGGCCTGAGTTTCTGGATGTGCCTGCCGATCGCCGGGATGATGGCGGCGCTGTTCGGCTTCCTGCTGGGTTTCCCGGTGCTGCGCCTGCGCGGTGACTACCTGGCCATCGTGACCCTGGGCTTCGGCGAGATCATCCGCATTCTGCTGCGTAACCTCACCGAACTGACCGGTGGCCCGAACGGCCTGAGTATCGCCAACGAGAACAAGCCGACCCTGTTCGGTCTGTCCTTCGAGCGCCGCGTGCCGGCCGACATGCCGACCTTCCACGGCTACTTCGAAATCGCCTACAACTCGCAGTACAAGGTGATCTTCCTCTACCTGATCGCTTTACTGCTGGTGCTGCTGACCCTGTTCCTGGTCAACCGCCTGCTGCGCATGCCGATTGGCCGTGCCTGGGAAGCGCTGCGTGAAGACGAGATCGCCTGCCGTGCGCTGGGCCTGAACCCGACCGTGATCAAGCTCTCGGCCTTCACCATCGGTGCCAGCCTGGCCGGTTTCGCCGGCAGCTTCTTCGCTGCTCGTCAGGGTCTGGTGACGCCGGAGTCGTTCACCTTCATCGAGTCAGCGATGATCCTCGCCATCGTCGTACTCGGCGGCATGGGCTCGCAACTGGGCGTTATCCTCGCCGCCATCGTCATGGTGATGCTGCAGGAGATGCGTGAGCTGAGCGAGTACCGCATGCTGATCTTCGGCCTGGTCATGATCTTCATGATGATCTGGCGCCCGCAAGGGTTGCTGCCGATGCAACGTCCCCACCTGGAGCTGAAGCGATGA